The DNA sequence CATCAGTGAATCAAGCATAGAGAAAAATGGTGGACCAATTACAGGAATGCCTTTGGCTCTCGAAAAAAATTCGTATGCATTTAAAAGTCTTTTCCAAAGCTTCTGCTCAGATTTTGATACTGCTTCGGAGGAACCAACTGTAATTATTCCTTCTTCAGCGATATCTTTTAAAGGATAAACTGCTCTCTGATGTCCGTAGCCCATATCGGCAGAAACTACCCATGCTTTGTGTTTGGATTCACTCATTAATAATTAAATAAAAGTAGATAATATTCCGGGGAGTAAAATAGGAAATTGTAGGAACCTTTGCTTGAAGGGGAGGATTTCCTGATAATAGTTCTTTGCACTAATTGAATATAGTGCCGTTATATCAGCTTAGGAGGTTTGTTTGTTTGAACTCTCTTTGAGTTTTTCGTAAGCGATTACCACAAGGAATAAAGCTATTCCGATGAAGAATCTTAAGGTTTCGTCCATGATTATTTTCCTTCTTGTTGTATTTTACCAATCGAAATTTATTCCAAGTAGATTAACTGAAGATTAAGCTAATGTTAACTTTAGGTTAAGAATGAAATATGCGTTGAAGAACCCGTACAGCGGATTAAAGAATATTCCTAAAAATATCTGGATGCTTGCTGCGGCAACTCTGATTAACAGATCGGGAACGATGGTTTTACCATTTATTGCTCTTTATGCCAACCAGGTACTGAAAGTTTCCAAGGCAGATGCAGGATTGGTGCTTGCTGTTTATGGTGTTGGTGCTTTTATATCTGCACCTTTCTCCGGAAAGTTAAGTGATAAAATCGGGACAATGCGGCAGATGAAAATATCTTTGTTCGCGACCGGATCATTCCTTCTTTTTTATTCCTTCATTACTGATTTTATATTATTTCTTTCTCTCACGTTTATCTGGGCAATTTTAAGTGAAGCATTCCGTCCAGCGAGCATGGCTTTTATATCAGATGAAGTTACATCTGACAGAAGAAAAACTGCTTTCGCACTTCAGCGGCTGGCAATAAATCTTGGGATGAGCATTGGTCCGGTTGTCGGAGGAATACTAAGCACAATAAATTTTCACTTGTTGTTTTATATCAACGCACTCTCATCACTTGCTGCGGGAGCTTTTTTGACTTTTTCACATTTTGAAAAGCACGAAACGACAGATCCGGAAAAGCAAATCATTGAAAAAAATATTTCTCACCAAAAAGTAAATGTGCTTAATGATAAAAGATTACTTTACTTTCTTCTCGCATTTATTCCTGTTGAGATAGTTTTCTTCCAGCATATTGGTGCGCTGCCATTATTTATTGTATCAGATTTAGGATATACAAATGCTGTATTTGGAATTTTAACTGCTGTCAACACCGTTCTGATAATTTTTATTGAGGTGCCTCTTAACGATTCAATGCGATATTGGGATGACAGAAAAGCGCTTGCACTTGGTGCGCTATTGTGCGGAGTTGGTTTTGGTTTGATGGCTTTTACAAATACAATTCCTCCAATCGCTGCGTTGATTGTTATATGGACTTTTGGGGAAATGATTTTCTTTCCTTCATCGGGTGAGTATGTTGCGAAGATAGCTCCAGAAAAACAACGCGGCGAGTATATGGGTTATTTCCAGATGGCATTCAGCTTTGCGTTTATGGTTGGTCCGTGGCTCGGTGCAACGGTGCTTGATCTTTACGGTCCGTTTAATTTGTGGTTGGGATGTCTTGCGTTTGGATTGATTTCTACTGTGATGATGTTGAGGTTGAAAAAATAATTGTGATAAAAAAGCCCCGTTATTCGCGGGGCTTACAAATAATTCTGCCTGATCGTTTTTCTAATCGCTCACTTTGGTTTTAGGTTTTCTTCTGCTGAAAAAGTATATCGCGATAACAGCTATAACCACTACTGCAATCATTACATAAATCCACCAGCTTGAAGGGAATAGTGCGCTTTTCCATTCACCTATTTTACTTTCCATCTTGTTCTTGTTTTCGTCGGTGATCATTTTATTTTCGATCAAGTAATTCATCCAAACTGGCTGAATGGTTTTAAACCAGATGCTGTCAGCAAACTGAGCATAGATTCTCCTTGATTCTTCCGTACTCTTAACGCCGAGATTTTTAAGTTCGTCGCCTATAAATGTTTCAACGGAAGCAGTAAAATCATCACCATTCCTGAAGCTTCTGAGCTCGATACCGTTCAAAGAAAATTCTTCGTTGATTGATTCCCATGCTTCCTGCCTGACGGCGGCGTTCCAATCGTTAAACAGATCATCAATCTGCTTAAGCTCTTCTGATTTTTTTTCATCATCAGCATATACTTCAACCAGCCTGACTCCCACTTTCCGCCACTTGTCAACAAAATCATTCTGCTGTTCTTTTATCTCTTTAAGATCTTCAGGCTTGAGCGAAGTTGCTTTTATGAATTTAATATTATCTCTTATTGTGATCTTAATATTGTTCAGAACATTGTCCTTCTGTTCCTGGCTGGCGACTTCGCTTTTATCTTCTGTGGTGAAAGCATCTTTATCGCGCATAGTAGGTGGCATCAGGCTGTCGATCATCGCAAGAACGAGGTCGTCTCTTTCTCTAATAGATGAACGAAGTTCCGCAACAAGTTTTTCAAGTTTTTTAATTGTCTTTACATCCTTTTCTCTTTGTGCTTCAAGTTTTTGTACCTGTGAGAGAAGTTCGTTGTTACGCTGGTTAAGAACTTCAACCTGCTGCTTGAGTTCTCCGACTTCTGTTTGTAAAACATCAATTGTTGAGAAATCTCCCTGCCTTAACAGGTACGCTTTGTTCAGCTTGTCAATTGATTCATCAAATTTGTCGGGATAAAGACTTTTATCGAGCAAATCTTTGTGAACAAGATAGTTACTGTTGAGAGTTGTTATTTTATCTGCAACCGGCTGCAGTTCCTGAAGCGAAGTTGCATCTTTAATACTTTTTTCAATTGCCGAATATTCAGCTTTGAAATTATCTACTATCTCTCTGTCGGATTGAGCGTTTGAAATGCTTATCAACCCAGCAAGTAAAAAGAAAACGAAAACAAGATTAAAATATTTTCTGATCATTTTGAAGCTCCTTCTATTCCTTTATAAGTAAGATTCATTTTATTAGTTCCATCAACGAGTTCAATGTAAGGCTCACGCTGATTGAATGCAGGGCTCTGCAATCCGAATTCAGAAATGAATATTTTGTTTTCAAGAACCATTGTGCCTTCTTCTGTTTTAAATACATAAACGTTCTTAAAGCCAGCGGAAGTTAAAAAATAAAATCCCATATTATCTCTTATCAGATGAGCATCTTTGCCTTTGTATGAAAGTGAATCCTGGAATTCTTCAAAGAACATTCCGACGGTATTAACCTCGACGGAATATCTGTCATCAGAAATTTTTCCGTTAGCATCAACAGGCAAGACAGATTCAAGTGGCCAGGAAAAATTTGCCGGCTGAAGTGTCAATACAGAGCAGGCAGCAAATAATGCAGAAAGGATTAAAGAAACAATTAATAATTGCTTCATATATTCTCCCAAAAATTGTTTGTTATAAAAATTTGTTAAAGAGTTAAGTAAAAAATAAGAAGAAATTGCTTTCGTTTTATTGTAAAGAATAATGACCTGGTTTATAATAAAAAAGCCGCAAAATACTGCGGCTATTAAATTATTAATTATTAAGTGCTTTTATCTTCTTCCGCCTCTGCCGCCGCCACTTCGACCGCCGCCAGCACCACCGCGTCCACCGCCTCCGCCGCCTTTTCTATCACGCTGCGGACGGGCCTCATTTACAACAAGTTTCTTTCCCTTCAATTCGAATGTATTAAGTGTTTCGATTGCTTTCATCGCTTCAGCCTGTCCGGGCATTTCAACAAAACCGAAACCTCTAGATTCCTGTGTAAACATATCGCGAATTACTTTCGCGCTGCTAACCTTGCCGTGCTGTGAAAAAAGTTCGTTAAGGTCATCTTCTTTAACATCAGATGCAAGGTTGCCTACGTAAATGTTCATTTTGAACTCCTTAAAAAAAATAAAAAAATTGTCAGGCGATACTTATTTGTGCCTGATTCCTGTCGTTGTAAAAAGAGATAAAGCGGGAAATTTGATGAAATGCTGTATCTTTATTTTATGCGGACGCTCAAAGTTAGAATAAATAATGTGCTTTTACAAGTGACTTATGATTTAGGAAGAAAATCCTCCGTATACTTAATAATTAGCCTGATTCCCGGTCGATTTGTTATATAATACCATATCCATTCAACCATAACCCTTAAACGGTTTCTGAATCCTATCAGATATGCGATGTGAACAAATGACCACGCAAGCCATGCAATTAACCCTGAAAGTTTGATGCCTTTTACAACTCCAACAGCTTTGGCTTTTCCGATCGTTGCCATCGTTCCCTTGTCATTGTATTTAAAAACCCCTCTTGAATTCCCTATTAAATTTTTTGCAATGATTCTGGCAACGTATCTTCCCTGTTGCATCGCAACAGGAGCAATCGCAGGGAGATATTCACCCCTTTTATTTTTGATTGCAGCTGCATCACCGATTACAAAAATTTTATCATCTTCCTTAATGCTTAAATCATCTTTAACAACTGCTCTGCCGGCTCTGTCAATTTCAGTGTTAAGAGATTTTATTAAAGGCGATGACTGATTTCCTGCAGCCCAGAGTACGTTGCTTGATTCAATAAATCTGTCGCCAACTTTTACTCCGTGATCATTTATTTCAGAAACCTTTTGATTTAATATTACTTCAACTTCAAGTTTCTTTAAATCTTCAAGTGCATGGGCAGAAAGTTTATCGGGATATGATGAAAGAATTTTCGGCAGTGCTTCAATCAAATATACTTTTGTCATTGATGCGGTTATGTTCCTGAAATCAGGAATAACATTTTTATTAACTATTTCCGAAATGGCTCCTGCAAGTTCAACACCAGTTGGTCCACCACCGATAATTACAAAGTTGAGATACTTTTGTCTTTTTACAAGATCAACTTCTTTTTCCGCTGCTTCGAGAGATAGAAGAATTTTCTCTCTGATCTTCAACGCATCATTCATTGTTTTTAATCCGGGTGCAAATTTTTCCCATTCATCTTTTCCGAAATAGGAATGTTTTGAGCCGGTTGCAACTATTAAATAATCAAAATCAATTTCAGAACCGTTGAATAAAACTTTCCTTTCTTCTCTTTTAATCGCTCTTACTTCGCCAAGAAGTACTTTGACATTTTTATTTTTGCTAAAGACAGATCTGATTGGAGTTGCAATATCAGCCGGAGATAAAGCAGTTGTTGCAACCTGATAAAGCAAAGGCTGGAAAACGTGATGGTTTGTTTTGTCTATTATGGTTATATCAAAATCAAATTTTGCTAATACCTTCGCGGCTGTCAATCCGCCGAAACCAGCGCCGATTATAACTATCTTTTTCATAATTCATAAACCTCCTGCTCAAAATTAATAAATTGTCGTTCGTTAAACGTTGAGCAATGTCACATAAAAAAGAAGCCGTCACAGGGACGGCTCCATTTAAAATCAATGTAGCTAATAGAAGTTTATTGAAAGGAAAATTACTCCTTTAAGTTTTAAGAACTAACTAAACCTCTGTGTCTTCTTCTTCCACTTCAAATTCAAACTTAAACTTTTTCAGCTTTGGCAGATTTTCCTGAAGTTCTTTTTGGAGTTTTTCCATCTCTTCCTTGAATTCTTTATCATCGAACCTGAATTTGTAAATGTGATCCTTGTTTTCTTCCAGCTCTTTTTTCAGTTCTTCCATTTCTTTTTGAAATTCTTCACTATCAAAATAATGGAACCGGAAATTTTCCTTGAGTTCAGGAAGGTCCTTCTGCATTTCTTCGAGATCTTTGTGTAGTTCTTCCATATCAAAATGGAAATCCTTGCCAGCAACCAGAGGCATATGGAATTTAAATTTCCGGTCACCGAATCTCATTTCATCAAGCTGGTCGTAAACTTTTTCTTTATAATCTGCTACAAGATCATCGGGAATTCTACTTCCATTTTTATAAATGGAGGTAATCTCATCTCCCATAAAGTTTACTTCCCAATGTATTCTTTCACCATCAACGGTTTCATAAAATGAGAGATACTTCGATGAATCTTTATTCAGAGAATCGGTTGGTGTGGCTGCACAGGAAACGGAAGTAATTCCTATTAGAAAAAATATTACAAGCAAAAGCGTGTTTGCGGACTTTGTTTTCGGAATGGTTGAAAAAAAGTTCATGGTTTCTCCTGTTTAATTGTTAATAATCCGTCCCCTTCTTGGGCTTCACTGAAAATTATGACGCAATTAACCGGATGAAGTTTCAATTCTTATCCATTATATGAAATATGAACCTATTTGCTGATGGATGGCTGTACGAAAGGTTGAAAATCGATTGGATTTATTTCCAGAAACCGTATTTCTTAATATGGCGGTATGCCATGTAGCCAACTGCACCTGCCTGAACTGCCCCTAAAACATAACGCACCATATCGAATTCTGAATCCCGCAGATACTGCTGGTATAACGGTGCAGTAAAGAAAGTATTCACTTCGCCATTGCCCGGTTGTGAGCTGTTCGATATTAATAATTCAGTTCTCAACCATACTGTAGATGGATTATCATCAAATAAAATATCTTCAGGTATATATGGAGCAATAGGCTTGCTGAAAATTTCGTCGATATTATACTGAAATTCAATTGGTGGAACTATCCCCTGAAACCTTATTGTCGAATCGGGCAGCTGACTCTGATTTGTTTCCTCAACCTGAGCAAATGAAATGCAGGCATATAAACACAAAGCAGAAAGTATTTTTAATCTCGTAGCCATATTCGGTAAATAAAAAAGCTGTGGACTCAAACTTGATGCCCACAGCCAAAAATAAATTAAGAGAGTTATTTCAACAAATACTTTTCGTAGAATAAAACTTCTGACCAGATGTAATAATCACGATTGGTTTTCTTTCTGAAACCGTGTCCTTCATCTTTTGCAAGAAGATACCATACTTCGCCGCCATTCTTTCTAACAACATCAACAATCTGCTCAGCTTCAGTATACGGTACTCGAGGATCATTATAACCCTGCACAACAAAAAGTGGCTTGGTTATTTTGTGTGCATTTGTTGTTGGAGAAATGCTGTTAAGAAAAGCATTCATATCGGGATCTCTTTCATCACCATACTCAACCCTTCTTAAATCTCTTCTGTAATCCTGTGTGTTATTCAAAAAAGTTACAAAGTTGCTGATACCCACAATGTCTACTCCGCATCTAATTCTGTCATTGTAATTAAACATAGATGATAATACCATATATCCACCGTAAGACCCGCCATTAACAGCAACACGATTTGCATCAAGGTCCGGCTGCTTTTCAATCCAATCTAATAATGCGCCAATATCTTTCACAGAATGCTCTCTGTTATAACCATTATCAAGTGATAGATAGGTTTTCCCGTAGCCTGTTGAACCGCGAACATTTGGTTCAATAATCGCAATGCCCATTTCATTAATATAATATTGATTAATCGGACTGAAAGAAGGAACCGCTTGACTTTCCGGTCCGCCGTGGATATCAATTACGACCGGATGCGGTCCATCACCTTTTGGTTTATAAACAAAAGCTGGAATCATTCTGGGTTTGCCGTCTACTTCATCAAAAGTTGGATAATGGATTAGTTCGGGGATCACAAACTCTGAAGTGTTCAATCCGCCGGCTTCACTGTAAGTCCATCGCTCAAGAGAATAGTCTGATAAGTTCATTACAAAAATATCGCCCGGTGTTTGCGGCGTATTTAAAACAAGAGCAAGCTTTTTTCCATCAGGATGAAATGATAATCCATAAATCTGACCAACAGGAAGATCTGGAACTTGATTGTGCTTCATGGTTTTTGTATCAAGCAAATAAAGTTTATCCAGTCCGCCTTCATTAACTGTGAATGCAAGCATATCACCTTGTTCTGACAATGTCAGCGCTCCAATATCCCAGTTAATATCTTCTGTAAGCACAGTAATATTTTTTGTTTGAAGATCATAATACCGAAGTCTTTTAAACTCACTCTTTTCATCTGATGTAAAGAAAATTCCTTTGCCGTCTTTTGAAAATTTTGTTCCGCCGTAAGATATCTTTTCTGGTGAAGGATTGATTTGTTCGAGATTTTGGGTGTTGATGTTAAAAGTGTAAAGATAGCTTTCATTAGCAGAAATATATTTTCCAACGATGAGTGAATTATCATCCGGTGACCAATCAACTACACCCCATGCACCACCTTCACTTAAAACCATTTCAGCATTTTCAGGATTGTTTATATCAGCAATGTAGATATCCCAATCCATTCCGTTTCTTTTTGTACTAAAGAAAGAAAATTTATCTCCTTTATTATTCCAGGAAACTCCGCCGTTACTTGATTTTCCATCAGTAAGCATTTTGAATGTCCCGGTTACCAGATCGAATGAAAATATCTGGTAAAATTCGCCTCCGCCAACATCCTTTGTGAATAGAAAAATATTTTTAGTTTTATCTGGACAAACAGTCGCTCCACCAACCGGTTCATTAAAAAATGTAATTTGTTCTCTTGAGCCGCCCGGGTTTTTTACTTTGTGGAATTGTACTGTCTCGCCAAAGCGTGTTGAAATCAAAATACCTTCATTATTGTGCAGCCAATCCTGGAATGAAGCCGATCGTGTACTTTGATATTGAAAGATTCTGTCTTTGAGCTGCTGCGGGATTTCCGGAATGTTTTCAATTATGAGATTGCCAAGTTCTTTTCTTTCAATCTGAGCAAAAGCAAAAGAGCAAGGAATAATGATTGAAAGAATAAAAAAGAGTGATAACATTTTTTTCATTTGTGTTCTCCTTTGTAGTTATAAAAGAATTTAAGTTTTATCTATCCTTATATCTTTATCCTTCAGATAGGAAACAATATAATTAAAACAATTTTCATCTTCACCGAGAAATTCCGGTGGGCAAATTCCTTTTCGATTGTAGTTATGATCCAGCAAATATCTCGCAGCTGCGCAACATGTAAATCCGGTTGTTCTTGCCATCGATGAATTATCTTCCTTTGA is a window from the bacterium genome containing:
- a CDS encoding NAD(P)/FAD-dependent oxidoreductase, translated to MMKKIVIIGAGFGGLTAAKVLAKFDFDITIIDKTNHHVFQPLLYQVATTALSPADIATPIRSVFSKNKNVKVLLGEVRAIKREERKVLFNGSEIDFDYLIVATGSKHSYFGKDEWEKFAPGLKTMNDALKIREKILLSLEAAEKEVDLVKRQKYLNFVIIGGGPTGVELAGAISEIVNKNVIPDFRNITASMTKVYLIEALPKILSSYPDKLSAHALEDLKKLEVEVILNQKVSEINDHGVKVGDRFIESSNVLWAAGNQSSPLIKSLNTEIDRAGRAVVKDDLSIKEDDKIFVIGDAAAIKNKRGEYLPAIAPVAMQQGRYVARIIAKNLIGNSRGVFKYNDKGTMATIGKAKAVGVVKGIKLSGLIAWLAWSFVHIAYLIGFRNRLRVMVEWIWYYITNRPGIRLIIKYTEDFLPKS
- a CDS encoding RNA-binding protein; translation: MNIYVGNLASDVKEDDLNELFSQHGKVSSAKVIRDMFTQESRGFGFVEMPGQAEAMKAIETLNTFELKGKKLVVNEARPQRDRKGGGGGGRGGAGGGRSGGGRGGRR
- a CDS encoding MFS transporter, coding for MKYALKNPYSGLKNIPKNIWMLAAATLINRSGTMVLPFIALYANQVLKVSKADAGLVLAVYGVGAFISAPFSGKLSDKIGTMRQMKISLFATGSFLLFYSFITDFILFLSLTFIWAILSEAFRPASMAFISDEVTSDRRKTAFALQRLAINLGMSIGPVVGGILSTINFHLLFYINALSSLAAGAFLTFSHFEKHETTDPEKQIIEKNISHQKVNVLNDKRLLYFLLAFIPVEIVFFQHIGALPLFIVSDLGYTNAVFGILTAVNTVLIIFIEVPLNDSMRYWDDRKALALGALLCGVGFGLMAFTNTIPPIAALIVIWTFGEMIFFPSSGEYVAKIAPEKQRGEYMGYFQMAFSFAFMVGPWLGATVLDLYGPFNLWLGCLAFGLISTVMMLRLKK
- a CDS encoding S9 family peptidase gives rise to the protein MKKMLSLFFILSIIIPCSFAFAQIERKELGNLIIENIPEIPQQLKDRIFQYQSTRSASFQDWLHNNEGILISTRFGETVQFHKVKNPGGSREQITFFNEPVGGATVCPDKTKNIFLFTKDVGGGEFYQIFSFDLVTGTFKMLTDGKSSNGGVSWNNKGDKFSFFSTKRNGMDWDIYIADINNPENAEMVLSEGGAWGVVDWSPDDNSLIVGKYISANESYLYTFNINTQNLEQINPSPEKISYGGTKFSKDGKGIFFTSDEKSEFKRLRYYDLQTKNITVLTEDINWDIGALTLSEQGDMLAFTVNEGGLDKLYLLDTKTMKHNQVPDLPVGQIYGLSFHPDGKKLALVLNTPQTPGDIFVMNLSDYSLERWTYSEAGGLNTSEFVIPELIHYPTFDEVDGKPRMIPAFVYKPKGDGPHPVVIDIHGGPESQAVPSFSPINQYYINEMGIAIIEPNVRGSTGYGKTYLSLDNGYNREHSVKDIGALLDWIEKQPDLDANRVAVNGGSYGGYMVLSSMFNYNDRIRCGVDIVGISNFVTFLNNTQDYRRDLRRVEYGDERDPDMNAFLNSISPTTNAHKITKPLFVVQGYNDPRVPYTEAEQIVDVVRKNGGEVWYLLAKDEGHGFRKKTNRDYYIWSEVLFYEKYLLK